Proteins co-encoded in one Streptomyces sp. JH34 genomic window:
- a CDS encoding TetR/AcrR family transcriptional regulator — translation MVDVPVDQLTGAVDGVRARARGQLVEAGLELFGVYGYAQTSEQDLCDMAGVPEEVLWEEFGSREGLLMALHNQITTAGLRASEVALLSEGMDDCPLEQRFRRLFHAYVSAVTRDLREARVTFVEVLGVSPAVDAHCKRWRDLWTDFLTGEAERAAVRGEVEERDHRVVVMVMVGTVHELMAHHARRPRRARPDEVTEELTKLGLAMLGVEMAS, via the coding sequence GTGGTGGATGTCCCGGTGGACCAACTGACCGGCGCGGTCGACGGTGTGCGCGCGCGGGCTCGTGGGCAGCTCGTCGAAGCCGGCCTGGAGCTGTTCGGGGTGTACGGCTACGCGCAGACGTCGGAGCAGGACCTGTGTGACATGGCCGGGGTGCCGGAGGAGGTGCTCTGGGAGGAGTTCGGCTCCCGGGAGGGCCTGTTGATGGCCCTGCACAACCAGATCACGACGGCCGGACTGCGGGCCTCCGAAGTGGCCCTGCTCTCCGAGGGGATGGACGACTGCCCCCTGGAGCAGCGCTTCCGGCGGCTCTTCCACGCGTACGTGTCGGCGGTGACCCGGGACCTGCGTGAGGCGCGGGTGACGTTCGTCGAGGTCCTGGGCGTGAGCCCCGCGGTGGACGCGCACTGCAAGCGGTGGCGTGACCTGTGGACCGACTTCCTGACCGGCGAGGCCGAACGCGCCGCGGTTCGCGGCGAGGTGGAGGAGCGGGACCACCGGGTCGTGGTGATGGTGATGGTGGGCACGGTCCACGAGCTCATGGCCCACCACGCACGCCGTCCGCGCAGGGCCCGGCCCGACGAGGTGACGGAGGAACTGACCAAGCTGGGGCTCGCGATGCTCGGCGTGGAGATGGCGAGCTGA
- a CDS encoding aldo/keto reductase, producing MKYRTLGRTGIKVSPYCLGAMMFGAMGNPDHDESVRIIHRALDAGINFVDTADAYSRGESEEIVGKALKGRRDEVVLATKAHLPMGDDPNQRGNSRRWLVRALEDSLRRLGTDHVDLFQVHRPDPDTDVEETLSALTDLVRAGKVRHIGASTFPASDIVEAQWVSERRGLERFRTEQPPYSILNRGIEREVLPVCERYGMGALVWSPLAGGLLTGRYRKGRTADTHRSAYGFKHMSDERRLDAVEQLIPVAQDAGMSLTHLATAFAIAHPGVTSAIIGPRTMDHLDDLVAGAETELGDDILDRIDAVVPPGTDIGALDMAYNPPAVGQARLRRRRPEERSAA from the coding sequence ATGAAGTACCGCACACTGGGCAGGACCGGCATCAAGGTCAGCCCGTACTGCCTGGGCGCGATGATGTTCGGCGCCATGGGGAATCCCGACCACGACGAGTCCGTCCGGATCATCCACAGGGCGCTCGACGCGGGCATCAACTTCGTCGACACCGCCGACGCGTACTCACGCGGCGAGTCGGAGGAGATCGTGGGGAAGGCGCTCAAGGGCCGCCGGGACGAGGTCGTGCTGGCGACCAAGGCCCACCTTCCGATGGGTGACGACCCCAACCAGCGCGGGAACTCGCGCCGTTGGCTGGTCCGCGCGCTGGAGGACTCCCTGCGCCGCCTGGGCACCGATCACGTCGATCTGTTCCAGGTCCACAGGCCGGACCCGGACACCGACGTGGAGGAGACGCTCTCCGCGCTCACCGACCTCGTGCGTGCCGGGAAGGTCCGGCACATCGGCGCCTCCACCTTCCCCGCCTCGGACATCGTCGAGGCGCAGTGGGTCTCCGAGCGGCGCGGCCTGGAGCGGTTCCGCACCGAGCAGCCGCCGTACTCCATCCTCAACCGGGGCATCGAGCGCGAGGTCCTGCCCGTCTGCGAGCGCTACGGCATGGGCGCCCTGGTCTGGAGCCCGCTCGCCGGCGGTCTGCTGACGGGCCGCTACCGCAAGGGCCGGACGGCCGACACCCACCGGTCCGCCTACGGTTTCAAGCACATGAGCGACGAGCGCAGGCTCGACGCGGTCGAGCAGTTGATCCCCGTCGCCCAGGACGCCGGGATGTCGCTGACGCACCTGGCGACGGCCTTCGCGATCGCCCACCCGGGCGTCACCTCGGCGATCATCGGCCCGCGCACCATGGACCACCTCGACGACCTCGTCGCGGGAGCGGAGACCGAGCTGGGTGACGACATCCTCGACCGGATCGACGCCGTCGTGCCTCCCGGCACCGACATCGGGGCGCTCGACATGGCGTACAACCCGCCTGCCGTCGGGCAGGCCCGTCTGCGCCGTCGCCGGCCCGAGGAGCGCTCGGCCGCCTGA
- a CDS encoding endonuclease/exonuclease/phosphatase family protein produces the protein MAGKRDAEKRGRGWGRGWRRGRVLGLLCLLVAVLLVFPRLVPNTPGRVGSLLQTFLPWLGLAVPVLLAGALLRRSFLAVAALLLPVVTWSVLFGPLLFPAGRAPDGAFTVVQHNVSDVNPDPGATARALAATGADLIAVEELTAPALPAFETALAGDYPHHATRGTVGLWSKHPLTAVRLVDIRPRDVGEGWDRALRATARTPRGEIAVYVAHLPSVRIGPTTGLTSGRRDESAALLAEALAAEPLKRVILLGDLNSTLDDRGLEPVTSLMERPGPGLAFSWPARFPVARIDQVLTRSATVTGVRSLPATGSDHLPVAADIRL, from the coding sequence GTGGCCGGGAAGCGGGACGCGGAGAAGCGGGGCCGGGGCTGGGGGCGGGGCTGGAGGCGGGGCCGTGTGCTCGGCCTGCTCTGCCTCCTGGTCGCCGTCCTTCTCGTCTTCCCCCGCCTGGTGCCCAACACCCCCGGCCGGGTGGGCAGTCTGCTGCAGACCTTCCTTCCCTGGCTCGGCCTGGCCGTGCCGGTCCTGCTGGCCGGGGCGCTCCTGCGCCGCTCGTTCCTGGCGGTGGCCGCGCTCCTGCTGCCCGTCGTCACCTGGTCGGTCCTGTTCGGGCCCCTGCTGTTCCCCGCGGGCAGGGCCCCGGACGGCGCGTTCACGGTGGTCCAGCACAACGTCAGCGATGTGAACCCCGACCCCGGCGCCACCGCACGCGCACTGGCCGCGACGGGCGCCGACCTCATCGCCGTCGAGGAGCTGACGGCCCCGGCCCTGCCGGCCTTCGAGACGGCCCTGGCCGGTGACTACCCCCATCACGCGACGCGGGGCACGGTCGGCCTCTGGTCGAAGCACCCCCTGACCGCCGTACGCCTGGTGGACATCAGGCCGAGGGATGTCGGCGAGGGCTGGGACCGGGCGCTCCGGGCGACGGCCCGCACACCGCGGGGCGAGATCGCCGTGTACGTCGCCCACCTGCCGTCGGTCAGGATCGGCCCGACGACCGGGCTCACGTCCGGACGGCGGGACGAGAGCGCCGCGCTCCTGGCCGAGGCCCTCGCCGCCGAGCCCCTGAAGCGCGTGATCCTGCTCGGCGACCTCAACAGCACACTGGACGACCGGGGTCTGGAGCCGGTCACCTCGCTGATGGAACGACCGGGGCCCGGACTCGCGTTCAGCTGGCCCGCGAGGTTCCCGGTGGCCCGGATCGACCAGGTACTGACCCGCTCGGCGACGGTCACCGGTGTCCGGTCCCTGCCCGCCACCGGCAGCGACCACCTGCCCGTGGCGGCGGACATCAGGCTCTGA
- a CDS encoding NAD(P)-binding domain-containing protein: MTRNTIEKAPVTLLGLGAMGTALARAWLAAGHPLTVWNRTPVRAAALVAEGAEVADSAAEAVAANTLVVVCLLDDHSVDEALAGTEPAGRDLVNLVTSTPAQARARAVWAHERGARYLDGGIMAVPPMIGVPEAGGYVLYSGSRELFEEHRQTLGVPAGTTYVGEDAGFAALHDVALLSAMYGMSAGAAHAFALIRKEGIDPAALAPLLADWLVAMAPAVHLTADQLRSGDYTKGVVSDLAMQVAGVPTFLRTAEEQGVSPELLSPYFALMRRRLAEGGAGEDLTGVVDLLTRCPPRRMNPRRRRDAVWHAHR, translated from the coding sequence ATGACACGGAACACGATCGAGAAGGCCCCCGTCACCCTGCTCGGACTCGGTGCGATGGGTACGGCGCTGGCCCGCGCCTGGCTCGCCGCCGGGCACCCGCTCACCGTCTGGAACCGCACGCCGGTCCGCGCCGCGGCCCTCGTCGCGGAGGGGGCGGAGGTCGCGGACAGCGCGGCCGAGGCCGTCGCGGCGAACACCCTGGTCGTCGTCTGCCTGCTGGACGACCACTCCGTCGACGAGGCGCTGGCCGGTACCGAGCCGGCCGGCCGGGACCTGGTCAACCTGGTCACCAGCACCCCTGCGCAGGCACGTGCCCGCGCAGTGTGGGCCCACGAGCGCGGCGCCCGCTACCTGGACGGAGGGATCATGGCGGTCCCTCCGATGATCGGTGTCCCGGAAGCCGGAGGCTACGTCCTCTACAGCGGCTCGCGGGAGCTGTTCGAGGAGCACCGGCAGACACTGGGTGTCCCGGCCGGCACCACCTACGTCGGTGAGGACGCGGGCTTCGCGGCCCTCCACGACGTGGCTCTGCTCAGCGCCATGTACGGGATGTCCGCGGGAGCGGCACACGCCTTCGCCCTGATCCGCAAGGAGGGCATCGACCCCGCGGCACTCGCACCTCTCCTGGCCGACTGGCTCGTCGCGATGGCACCGGCAGTCCATCTGACCGCCGACCAGCTGCGGAGCGGCGACTACACCAAGGGTGTCGTCTCCGACCTGGCCATGCAGGTGGCCGGGGTGCCGACTTTTCTGAGGACCGCCGAGGAGCAGGGTGTGAGCCCGGAACTGCTCTCCCCCTACTTCGCGTTGATGCGGAGGCGACTGGCCGAGGGCGGCGCCGGTGAGGACCTCACCGGGGTGGTCGATCTGCTGACGCGCTGCCCCCCCCGCCGCATGAACCCTCGGCGCCGGCGTGACGCGGTGTGGCACGCGCACCGGTGA